The Hyperolius riggenbachi isolate aHypRig1 chromosome 3, aHypRig1.pri, whole genome shotgun sequence genome window below encodes:
- the LOC137561123 gene encoding uncharacterized protein — MSAKNLLLVITYPTPPYMYLREILRIPAAKPPRVRPRLLMDTTIKYIPGQGIKLLKPGRDETKDFEGSDAERKPPKCTPRQNGGKVSLKDKKQKWVVHDSTGHFLLAQNLINGNEKANFEYINYNDTSFGGGKQPISLKFGDSYLCCNENAELTLEVPQNGGEDLCDIKGSAIKYVFLQSKSSPYTNFESAKFRGKYICTTGDDSPRVALALLNDNEKIFDFEVHQQQQQRFITTDYTRPPKLIIYYEFFYD, encoded by the exons ATGTCTGCCAAGAATCTCCTCCTGGTAATCACATACCCGACTCCTCCATATATGTATCTCCGGGAGATCCTGAGAATTCCTGCTGCAAAGCCGCCACGTGTAAGGCCCCGCCTGCTGATGGACACGACTATAAAATACATTCCAGGACAAG GCATCAAACTTTTAAAGCCTGGCCGGGATGAAACTAAGGACTTCGAAGGGTCTGATGCTGAAAGGAAACCACCAAAATGTACACCAAGACAAAATGGTGGAAAAGTCTCACTGAAAGATAAAAAACAGAAATGGGTTGTCCATGATTCTACGGGTCATTTTCTACTTGCACAGAATTTAATCAACGGAAATGAAAAag caaattttGAATACATAAATTATAATGACACATCTTTTGGAGGGGGTAAACAACCAATAAGCCTAAAATTTGGAGACTCTTACCTCTGCTGCAATGAAAATGCTGAACTGACTCTTGAGGTACCG CAAAATGGAGGCGAAGACCTTTGCGACATAAAGGGAAGCGCGATCAAGTATGTGTTCTTACAAAGCAAAAGCTCACCCTATACAAACTTTGAATCAGCGAAATTCCGAGGTAAATACATCTGCACCACTGGAGATGATTCTCCACGTGTGGCTTTGGCGCTACTCAATGACAATGAAAAGATATTTGACTTTGAAGtacatcaacaacaacaacaacgttTTATCACTACCGATTACACACGACCACCAAAACTTATTATTTACTATGAATTTTTCTATGACTAA